The following are encoded together in the Thunnus maccoyii chromosome 18, fThuMac1.1, whole genome shotgun sequence genome:
- the LOC121884129 gene encoding hemoglobin subunit beta-2-like yields the protein MVEWTDAERAAIQDIFSKMNYETVGAETLARCLVVYPWCQRYFGNFGNLYNAEAIMANPMIAKHGTTILHGLDRAVKNMDNIKDTYAELSVLHSEKLHVDPDNFRLLADCLTIVVASKMGKDFNADVQEAFQKFLAVVVSSLGRQYH from the exons ATGGTCGAGTGGACAGACGCCGAGCGTGCCGCCATCCAGGACATCTTCTCCAAGATGAACTATGAGACCGTGGGCGCTGAAACTCTTGCCAg GTGCCTGGTCGTCTACCCCTGGTGCCAGAGGTATTTCGGCAACTTTGGAAACCTCTACAACGCCGAAGCCATCATGGCTAACCCCATGATTGCCAAACATGGAACAACCATCCTCCACGGTCTGGACCGTGCTGTGAAGAACATGGACAACATCAAGGATACCTATGCTGAGCTGAGCGTGCTGCACTCCGAGAAACTGCACGTGGACCCTGATAATTTCAGG ctgctggctgactGCCTGACCATTGTGGTTGCTAGCAAGATGGGCAAGGACTTCAATGCTGATGTCCAGGAAGCTTTCCAGAAGTTCCTGGCGGTGGTTGTGAGCTCCCTGGGAAGGCAGTACCACTAA
- the LOC121884698 gene encoding hemoglobin subunit beta-like: MVEWTDFERATIQDIFAKMDYESVGPAALARCLVVYPWCQRYFGNFGNLYNAAAIKGNPMIAKHGTTILHGLDRAVKNMDNIKETYAELSVLHSEKLHVDPDNFKLLADCLTIVVASKMGNDFTAQVQEVFQKFLAVVVSSLGRQYH, encoded by the exons ATGGTCGAGTGGACAGACTTCGAGCGCGCCACCATCCAGGACATCTTCGCCAAGATGGACTATGAGTCTGTGGGCCCTGCAGCTCTTGCCAG GTGCCTGGTCGTCTACCCCTGGTGTCAGAGGTATTTCGGCAACTTTGGAAACCTCTACAACGCCGCCGCCATCAAGGGAAACCCGATGATTGCAAAACATGGAACAACTATCCTCCACGGTCTGGACCGGGCTGTGAAGAACATGGACAACATCAAGGAAACTTATGCCGAGCTGAGCGTGCTGCACTCCGAGAAACTGCACGTGGACCCTGATAATTTCAAG ctgctggctgactGCCTGACCATTGTGGTTGCAAGCAAGATGGGCAATGACTTCACTGCGCAGGTCCAAGAAGTTTTCCAGAAGTTCCTGGCTGTGGTTGTGAGCTCCCTGGGAAGGCAGTACCACTAA
- the LOC121884699 gene encoding hemoglobin embryonic subunit alpha-like: MTSLTAKDKANVKAFWNKVSSKADEIGMDAISRMLIVYPQTKTYFAHWNDLSPGSANVRKHGRTIMAGVADALTKIDDLKGGLLSLSELHAFTLRVDPANFKIASHNILVVLAIMFPDDFTPEVHVAMDKFLAALALALAEKYR; this comes from the exons ATGACCAGTCTCACTGCTAAGGACAAAGCCAATGTCAAGGCTTTCTGGAATAAGGTGTCTTCAAAGGCGGACGAAATCGGTATGGATGCTATCTCCAG GATGTTGATCGTCTACCCGCAGACCAAGACTTACTTCGCCCACTGGAATGACTTGAGCCCCGGATCTGCCAACGTGAGGAAACACGGAAGAACTATTATGGCTGGAGTTGCTGATGCTCTGACCAAGATCGACGACCTGAAAGGAGGTCTTCTCAGCCTCAGTGAGCTGCATGCCTTCACTCTGCGAGTGGACCCTGCCAACTTCAAG ATTGCCTCCCACAACATCCTTGTGGTCCTGGCCATCATGTTCCCCGACGACTTCACCCCTGAGGTCCATGTGGCTATGGACAAGTTCCTGGCTGCTCTGGCTCTGGCCCTGGCTGAGAAATACAGATAA
- the LOC121883670 gene encoding hemoglobin embryonic subunit alpha-like yields the protein MTSLTAKDKANVKAFWNKVSSKADDIGMDAISRMLIVYPQTKTYFAHWNDLSPGSANVRKHGRTIMAGVADALTKIDDLKGGLLSLSELHAFTLRVDPANFKIASHNILVVMAIMFPDDFTPEVHVAMDKFLAALALALAEKYR from the exons ATGACCAGTCTCACTGCTAAGGACAAAGCCAATGTCAAGGCTTTCTGGAATAAGGTGTCTTCAAAGGCGGACGACATCGGTATGGATGCTATCTCCAG GATGTTGATCGTCTACCCGCAGACCAAGACTTACTTCGCCCACTGGAATGACTTGAGCCCCGGATCTGCCAACGTGAGGAAGCACGGAAGAACTATCATGGCTGGAGTTGCTGATGCTCTGACCAAGATCGACGATCTGAAAGGAGGTCTTCTCAGCCTCAGTGAGCTGCATGCCTTCACTCTGCGAGTGGACCCTGCCAACTTCAAG ATTGCCTCCCACAACATCCTTGTGGTCATGGCCATCATGTTCCCCGATGACTTCACCCCTGAGGTCCATGTGGCTATGGACAAGTTCCTGGCTGCTCTGGCTCTCGCCCTGGCTGAGAAATACAGATAA
- the LOC121883719 gene encoding hemoglobin embryonic subunit alpha-like: MLCFNYKNLRCLGYKALSDTQPTGKMTSLTAKDKANVKAFWDKVSSKADEIGMDAISRMLIVYPQTKTYFAHWNDLSPGSANVRKHGRTIMAGVADALTKIDDLKGGLLSLSELHAFTLRVDPANFKIASHNILVVMAIMFPDDFTPEVHVAMDKFLAALALALAEKYR; encoded by the exons ATGCTTTGTTTTAACTATAAAAACCTCCGTTGTTTGGGCTACAAAGCACTCAGCGACACTCAACCAACAGGCAAGATGACCAGTCTCACTGCTAAGGACAAAGCCAATGTCAAGGCCTTCTGGGATAAGGTATCTTCAAAGGCGGACGAAATCGGTATGGATGCCATCTCCAG GATGCTGATCGTCTACCCGCAGACCAAGACTTACTTCGCCCACTGGAATGACTTGAGCCCCGGCTCTGCCAACGTGAGGAAACACGGAAGAACTATTATGGCTGGAGTTGCTGATGCTCTGACCAAGATCGACGACCTGAAAGGAGGTCTTCTCAGCCTCAGTGAGCTGCATGCCTTCACTCTGCGAGTGGACCCTGCCAACTTCAAG ATTGCCTCCCACAACATCCTTGTGGTCATGGCCATCATGTTCCCCGACGACTTCACCCCTGAGGTCCATGTGGCTATGGACAAGTTCCTGGCTGCTCTGGCTCTCGCCCTGGCTGAGAAATACAGATAA
- the LOC121883667 gene encoding hemoglobin embryonic subunit alpha-like has product MTSLTAKDKANVKAFWAKIAPQADDIGADALSRMLVVYPQTKTYFSHWNDLSPGSAPVKKHGKTVMAGVADAVSKIDDLKGGLLTLSELHAFTLRVDPANFKIISHNILVVLAIMFPVDFTPEVHVAMDKFLAALALALAEKYR; this is encoded by the exons ATGACCAGTCTCACCGCTAAGGACAAGGCCAATGTCAAGGCCTTCTGGGCTAAAATTGCTCCTCAGGCTGATGACATCGGCGCGGATGCGCTGTCCAG GATGCTGGTCGTGTACCCGCAGACCAAGACTTACTTCTCCCACTGGAATGACTTGAGTCCTGGCTCTGCCCCCGTGAAGAAGCACGGAAAAACTGTGATGGCTGGAGTTGCTGATGCTGTGTCCAAGATCGACGATCTGAAAGGAGGTCTTCTCACCCTCAGTGAGCTGCATGCCTTCACTCTGCGAGTGGACCCTGCCAACTTCAAG ATCATCTCCCACAACATCCTTGTGGTCCTGGCCATCATGTTCCCCGTTGACTTCACCCCTGAGGTCCATGTGGCTATGGACAAGTTCCTGGCTGCTCTGGCTCTGGCCCTGGCTGAGAAATACAGATAA
- the LOC121883664 gene encoding hemoglobin subunit beta-2: MVEWTDFERATIQDIFAKMDYESVGPAALARCLVVYPWCQRYFGNFGNLYNAEAIKGNPMIAKHGTTILHGLDRAVKNMDNIKETYAELSVLHSEKLHVDPDNFKLLADCLTIVVASKMGNDFTAEVQEAFQKFLAVVVSSLGRQYH, translated from the exons ATGGTCGAGTGGACAGACTTCGAGCGCGCCACCATCCAGGACATCTTCGCCAAGATGGACTATGAGTCTGTGGGCCCTGCAGCTCTTGCCAG gtgtcTGGTCGTCTACCCCTGGTGCCAGAGGTATTTCGGCAACTTTGGAAACCTCTACAACGCCGAAGCCATCAAGGGAAACCCGATGATTGCAAAACATGGAACAACTATCCTCCACGGTCTGGACCGGGCTGTGAAGAACATGGACAACATCAAGGAAACTTATGCCGAGCTGAGCGTGCTGCACTCCGAGAAACTGCACGTGGACCCTGATAATTTCAAG ctgctggctgactGCCTGACCATTGTGGTTGCTAGCAAGATGGGCAATGACTTCACTGCGGAGGTCCAAGAAGCTTTCCAGAAGTTCCTGGCGGTGGTTGTGAGCTCCCTGGGAAGGCAGTACCACTAA
- the LOC121883721 gene encoding hemoglobin subunit beta-like, with amino-acid sequence MVEWTDFERATIQDIFAKMDYESVGPAALARCLVVYPWCQRYFGNFGNLYNAAAIKGNPMIAKHGTTILHGLDRAVKNMDKIKETYAELSVLHSEKLHVDPDNFKLLADCLTIVVASKMGNDFTAQVQEVFQKFLAVVVSSLGRQYH; translated from the exons ATGGTCGAGTGGACAGACTTCGAGCGCGCCACCATCCAGGACATCTTCGCCAAGATGGACTATGAGTCTGTGGGCCCTGCAGCTCTTGCCAG gtgtcTGGTCGTCTACCCCTGGTGCCAGAGGTATTTCGGCAACTTTGGAAACCTCTACAACGCCGCCGCCATCAAGGGAAACCCGATGATTGCAAAACATGGAACAACTATCCTCCACGGTCTGGACCGGGCTGTGAAGAACATGGACAAGATCAAGGAAACTTATGCCGAGCTGAGCGTGCTGCACTCCGAGAAACTGCACGTGGACCCTGATAATTTCAAG ctgctggctgactGCCTGACCATTGTGGTTGCTAGCAAGATGGGCAATGACTTCACTGCGCAGGTCCAAGAAGTTTTCCAGAAGTTCCTGGCTGTGGTTGTGAGCTCCCTGGGAAGGCAGTACCACTAA
- the LOC121883722 gene encoding hemoglobin subunit beta-like encodes MVEWTDFERATIQDIFAKMDYESVGPAALARCLVVYPWCQRYFGNFGNLYNAAAIKGNPMIAKHGTTILHGLDRAVKNMDNIKETYAELSVLHSEKLHVDPDNFKLLADCLTIVVASKMGNDFTAQVQEVFQKFLAVVVSSLGRQYH; translated from the exons ATGGTCGAGTGGACAGACTTCGAGCGCGCCACCATCCAGGACATCTTCGCCAAGATGGACTATGAGTCTGTGGGCCCTGCAGCTCTTGCCAG gtgtcTGGTCGTCTACCCCTGGTGCCAGAGGTATTTCGGCAACTTTGGAAACCTCTACAACGCCGCCGCCATCAAGGGAAACCCGATGATTGCAAAACATGGAACAACTATCCTCCACGGTCTGGACCGGGCTGTGAAGAACATGGACAACATCAAGGAAACTTATGCCGAGCTGAGCGTGCTGCACTCCGAGAAACTGCACGTGGACCCTGATAATTTCAAG ctgctggctgactGCCTGACCATTGTGGTTGCTAGCAAGATGGGCAATGACTTCACTGCGCAGGTCCAAGAAGTTTTCCAGAAGTTCCTGGCTGTGGTTGTGAGCTCCCTGGGAAGGCAGTACCACTAA
- the LOC121883720 gene encoding hemoglobin embryonic subunit alpha-like, with protein sequence MKGKMTSLTAKDKANVKAFWNKVSSKADEIGMDAISRMLIVYPQTKTYFAHWKDLSPGSANVRKHGRTIMAGVADALTKIDDLKGGLLSLSELHAFTLRVDPANFKIASHNILVVLAIMFPDDFTPEVHVAMDKFLAALALALAEKYR encoded by the exons atgaAGG GCAAGATGACCAGTCTCACTGCTAAGGACAAAGCCAATGTCAAGGCTTTCTGGAATAAGGTGTCTTCAAAGGCGGACGAAATCGGTATGGATGCTATCTCCAG GATGTTGATCGTCTACCCGCAGACCAAGACTTACTTCGCCCACTGGAAGGACTTGAGCCCCGGATCTGCCAACGTGAGGAAGCACGGAAGAACTATCATGGCTGGAGTTGCTGATGCTCTGACCAAGATCGACGATCTGAAAGGAGGTCTTCTCAGCCTCAGTGAGCTGCATGCCTTCACTCTGCGAGTGGACCCTGCCAACTTCAAG ATTGCCTCCCACAACATCCTTGTGGTCCTGGCCATCATGTTCCCCGACGACTTCACCCCTGAGGTCCATGTGGCTATGGACAAGTTCCTGGCTGCTCTGGCTCTGGCCCTGGCTGAGAAATACAGATAA
- the LOC121884193 gene encoding hemoglobin subunit alpha-1: protein MSLTAKDKSVVKAFWAKAAGKADDIGGDALSRMLVVYPQTKTYFSHWKDLSPGSAPVKKHGKTVMAGVADAVSKIDDLKGGLLNLSELHAFTLRVDPANFKIIGHCILVVMAIMFPADFTPEVHVAMDKFLAALARALSEKYR, encoded by the exons ATGAGTCTCACTGCTAAGGACAAGTCCGTAGTCAAGGCCTTCTGGGCTAAAGCGGCTGGCAAGGCTGACGACATCGGCGGCGATGCTCTGTCCAG GATGCTGGTCGTGTACCCCCAGACCAAGACTTACTTCTCCCACTGGAAGGACTTGAGCCCTGGCTCTGCCCCCGTGAAGAAGCACGGAAAGACCGTGATGGCTGGAGTTGCTGATGCTGTGTCCAAGATCGACGATCTGAAGGGAGGTCTTCTCAACCTCAGTGAGCTGCACGCCTTCACCCTGCGTGTGGACCCTGCCAACTTCAAG ATCATCGGCCACTGCATTCTTGTGGTCATGGCCATCATGTTCCCCGCTGACTTCACCCCTGAGGTCCATGTGGCTATGGACAAGTTCCTGGCTGCTCTGGCTCGTGCCCTGTCTGAGAAATACCGATAA